One genomic window of Hymenobacter sp. J193 includes the following:
- a CDS encoding ABC-F family ATP-binding cassette domain-containing protein yields MISITDLDFHFGSRTLYDKASLHIKPKDKIGLIGLNGRGKSTLLRILVGEYKPDGGSISMSKDVSLGFLNQDLLSYDSHEPILIVAMQAFAEALDVQKKIDEVLLEFETNYTDDLVEKLAALQDRFESLGGYTMQARTEEILEGLGFTTEELQKPLKLFSGGWRMRVMLAKILLQQPSLLLLDEPTNHLDLPSIKWIENYLAGYEGAVIIVSHDREFLDRTTNTTVEVTGGKLVPYAGNYSYYLEEKEERNAIQKGAFENQQAQIKQAERFIERFKAKASKAKQAQSRVKALDKLERIEDVAQADAKVNIKFNFTVTPGRHILRMEHVSKKYGEKLIFRDTHVHIERGDKIALIGANGKGKSTLMRLVAGSEAPTNGNHQLGHNVIMSFYAQHQLESLRIENEILQEMVEAGSKRSEMELRSVLGSFLFTGDEVYKKIKVLSGGEKSRVALAKTLISEANFLLLDEPTNHLDMQSVNILIQALDQYEGTYIVISHDRFFVENVANKIWYIEDYQLKEYPGTYAEWEQWMDDREKAAKKAGLPSPSASKPLPKEEKKVDASPAKTPSPDQKKALKELAEVEKKIEESEKELARYETQLADPQIYQNAAQLKDATLKFEQVKKELAQLNDRWEMLAEM; encoded by the coding sequence ATGATTTCCATTACCGACCTCGACTTTCACTTCGGCTCGCGCACGCTCTACGACAAGGCCAGCCTCCACATCAAACCCAAGGATAAGATTGGCCTGATCGGGCTCAACGGCCGGGGCAAATCCACGCTCCTGCGCATCTTGGTGGGCGAGTACAAGCCCGACGGCGGCTCCATCTCCATGAGCAAGGACGTGAGCCTGGGCTTCCTCAACCAGGATTTGCTGAGCTACGACTCCCACGAGCCCATCCTGATTGTGGCCATGCAGGCCTTCGCCGAGGCCCTGGACGTGCAGAAGAAGATTGACGAGGTGCTGCTGGAGTTCGAAACCAACTACACCGACGACCTGGTGGAAAAGCTGGCCGCGCTGCAGGACCGCTTCGAGTCGCTGGGCGGCTACACCATGCAGGCCCGCACCGAGGAAATCCTGGAAGGGCTGGGCTTCACCACCGAGGAGCTGCAGAAGCCGCTGAAGCTGTTTTCGGGCGGCTGGCGCATGCGCGTGATGCTGGCCAAAATCCTGCTCCAGCAGCCTTCTTTGCTCCTCCTCGACGAACCCACCAACCACCTGGACTTGCCGAGTATCAAGTGGATTGAAAACTACCTGGCCGGCTACGAAGGTGCCGTTATCATCGTGAGCCACGACCGGGAGTTCCTGGACCGCACCACCAACACCACCGTGGAAGTGACCGGCGGCAAGCTGGTGCCCTACGCCGGCAACTACAGCTACTACCTCGAAGAAAAGGAGGAGCGCAACGCCATTCAGAAGGGCGCGTTCGAAAACCAGCAGGCCCAGATCAAGCAGGCCGAGCGGTTTATCGAGCGGTTCAAAGCCAAAGCCAGCAAAGCCAAGCAGGCCCAAAGCCGCGTGAAGGCCCTCGACAAGCTGGAGCGCATCGAGGACGTGGCCCAGGCCGATGCCAAGGTGAACATCAAGTTCAACTTTACCGTGACGCCCGGCCGCCACATCCTGCGCATGGAGCACGTGAGCAAGAAGTACGGCGAGAAGCTCATCTTCCGCGACACCCACGTGCACATCGAGCGGGGCGACAAAATTGCCCTCATTGGGGCCAACGGCAAGGGTAAATCCACGCTCATGCGCCTGGTGGCCGGCTCGGAGGCGCCCACCAACGGCAACCACCAGTTGGGCCACAATGTGATAATGTCGTTCTACGCCCAGCACCAGCTGGAAAGCCTGCGCATCGAAAACGAGATTCTGCAGGAAATGGTGGAAGCCGGCTCCAAGCGCTCCGAAATGGAGCTGCGCTCGGTGCTAGGCTCCTTCCTGTTCACCGGCGACGAGGTGTACAAGAAAATCAAGGTGCTGAGCGGGGGTGAGAAGAGCCGCGTGGCCCTGGCCAAAACCCTGATTTCGGAGGCCAACTTCCTGCTGCTCGACGAACCGACCAACCACCTGGACATGCAGTCGGTGAACATCCTGATTCAGGCCCTGGACCAGTACGAAGGCACCTACATCGTGATTAGCCACGACCGTTTCTTCGTGGAGAATGTGGCCAACAAAATCTGGTACATCGAGGACTACCAGCTCAAGGAGTACCCCGGCACCTACGCCGAATGGGAGCAGTGGATGGATGACCGTGAAAAGGCGGCCAAGAAAGCCGGTCTGCCCAGCCCTTCGGCCTCGAAGCCGCTGCCCAAGGAAGAGAAAAAGGTAGACGCCAGCCCCGCCAAAACGCCTTCGCCCGACCAGAAAAAGGCCCTGAAGGAGCTGGCCGAGGTGGAAAAGAAAATCGAGGAAAGCGAAAAGGAGCTGGCCCGCTACGAAACCCAGCTCGCCGACCCGCAGATTTACCAGAACGCCGCCCAGCTCAAGGACGCCACCCTCAAATTCGAGCAGGTGAAAAAAGAGCTAGCCCAGCTCAACGACCGTTGGGAAATGCTGGCCGAAATGTAA
- a CDS encoding amidase family protein: MLDKVLTDNRLDALVAITNSPATAIDLINGDSWKGPGFSSPAAMAGYPHITVPMGQAHGLPVGLSFVGTAWQEGPLLGLAYVYEQATKKRAAPAFRAPFVG, encoded by the coding sequence GTGCTCGACAAAGTGCTGACCGATAACCGTCTCGACGCGCTGGTGGCCATTACCAACTCGCCCGCCACCGCCATCGACCTCATCAACGGGGACTCCTGGAAAGGTCCGGGCTTCTCGTCGCCGGCTGCTATGGCGGGCTACCCACACATTACGGTGCCCATGGGGCAGGCGCACGGGCTGCCCGTGGGGTTGTCGTTTGTGGGGACGGCCTGGCAGGAAGGGCCGCTCCTGGGGCTGGCTTACGTCTACGAGCAAGCCACCAAGAAACGGGCTGCACCGGCGTTCCGGGCACCGTTTGTGGGGTAG
- a CDS encoding Uma2 family endonuclease, whose protein sequence is MAPITDISQLDLTRRYTYADYLTWQLTDWVELIRGKVRLMSPAPKRRHQDITRNMELPIMQFLRGQSCKIYHAPFDVRLVRSTPNGDASIETVVQPDICVICDPQKLDDRGCLGAPDWIIEILSPGTVSRDTKEKFDLYEEAGVREYWMVTPEQRNVVIYLLGDDGRYQLRGEFYTPGAIPVATLPELQMEWAEVFEGV, encoded by the coding sequence ATGGCTCCGATAACCGATATATCCCAACTCGACCTGACGCGCCGCTACACCTACGCCGACTACCTCACCTGGCAGCTAACCGACTGGGTGGAGCTGATTCGGGGAAAAGTGCGCCTGATGAGCCCGGCCCCCAAGCGGCGGCACCAAGACATTACGCGCAATATGGAGCTGCCGATTATGCAGTTTCTGCGGGGGCAATCCTGTAAAATCTATCACGCCCCCTTCGACGTGCGCCTCGTGCGCAGCACGCCCAACGGCGACGCCAGCATCGAAACCGTGGTGCAGCCGGATATCTGCGTCATCTGCGACCCGCAGAAGCTCGACGACCGGGGCTGCCTGGGCGCCCCCGACTGGATTATCGAAATCCTCTCGCCCGGCACCGTCTCCCGCGACACCAAGGAAAAATTCGACCTCTACGAGGAAGCCGGCGTGCGTGAGTACTGGATGGTTACGCCCGAGCAGCGCAACGTGGTCATTTACCTGCTGGGCGACGACGGCCGCTACCAGCTGCGCGGCGAGTTCTACACGCCCGGCGCTATTCCGGTAGCCACGCTGCCGGAGCTGCAGATGGAGTGGGCGGAGGTGTTTGAGGGTGTTTAA
- a CDS encoding amidase, with translation MNRRIFLRNGSLAGLTLATFSLPACSSSTNKPAVAADGEAGLANDAFELQEATVAGLQEKMQSGELTARRLVELYQARIQAIDQAGPRLNSVRIVNPDALALADQLDAERKAGKVRGPLHGIPVLIKDNINTHDQQPTTAGSLALAGNKAAQDAFIVQKLRAAGAVVLGKTNLSEWANFRSTRSTSGWSSVGGQVKNPYILDRSPSGSSSGSGAAAAANLCALAIGTETDGSIVSPASCCGLVGLKPTVGLWSRAGIIPISATQDTAGPMTRTVRDAALLLGALAGPDAADAATQAGAGKAQFDYTAFLKPDALRGKRLGVEKNHLTGTSDSVPMLQAALAVLKAQGATIVEVEVEKLIDPLGEDEYEVLLYEFKDGVNQYLSTAGAPVKTLTDVIRFNTENKAKAMPFFQQEILEMADKLEGLQSTKYQAARRKSHEGRSACSTKC, from the coding sequence ATGAACCGCCGAATCTTCCTGCGCAACGGCTCCCTGGCCGGCCTCACCCTCGCCACGTTTTCGCTGCCCGCTTGCTCGTCCAGCACCAATAAGCCCGCCGTGGCCGCCGATGGTGAAGCTGGCCTGGCCAACGACGCGTTTGAGCTGCAAGAAGCCACGGTGGCCGGCCTGCAGGAGAAGATGCAAAGCGGGGAGCTGACGGCCCGCCGGCTGGTGGAGTTGTATCAGGCCCGTATTCAGGCTATCGACCAGGCCGGCCCGCGGCTGAATAGCGTGCGCATAGTGAACCCCGACGCCCTGGCACTGGCCGACCAGCTGGATGCGGAGCGCAAAGCCGGCAAGGTGCGCGGGCCGCTGCACGGCATTCCGGTACTTATCAAAGACAACATCAACACCCACGACCAGCAGCCTACCACGGCCGGCTCGCTGGCGCTGGCGGGCAACAAGGCGGCCCAGGATGCCTTTATCGTGCAGAAGCTGCGGGCGGCCGGGGCCGTGGTGCTGGGCAAAACCAACCTGAGCGAGTGGGCCAACTTCCGCTCCACACGCAGCACCAGCGGCTGGAGCAGCGTAGGCGGTCAGGTGAAAAACCCCTACATCCTCGACCGCAGCCCCAGCGGCTCCAGCTCCGGCTCGGGCGCGGCGGCGGCGGCCAACCTCTGCGCCCTGGCCATCGGCACCGAAACCGATGGCTCCATTGTGTCGCCGGCCTCGTGCTGCGGGCTAGTGGGACTGAAGCCAACGGTGGGCCTCTGGAGCCGCGCGGGCATCATCCCCATATCGGCTACCCAGGACACGGCCGGCCCCATGACGCGTACCGTGCGCGACGCGGCCCTGCTGCTGGGCGCCCTGGCCGGCCCCGATGCCGCCGATGCTGCCACCCAGGCCGGCGCCGGCAAAGCCCAGTTCGACTATACTGCTTTCCTAAAGCCCGATGCGCTACGGGGCAAGCGCCTGGGTGTAGAGAAAAACCACCTCACCGGCACTTCCGACTCGGTACCCATGCTGCAGGCCGCGCTGGCGGTGCTCAAGGCCCAGGGCGCCACCATTGTGGAAGTGGAGGTGGAAAAGCTGATTGACCCATTGGGTGAGGATGAGTACGAAGTGCTGCTTTACGAGTTCAAGGACGGCGTAAACCAGTACTTGTCCACGGCCGGCGCCCCGGTCAAAACCCTCACCGACGTTATCCGCTTTAACACTGAAAACAAGGCCAAGGCCATGCCCTTCTTCCAGCAGGAAATCCTGGAAATGGCCGATAAGCTGGAAGGCCTGCAAAGCACCAAGTACCAGGCCGCCCGGCGCAAGTCGCACGAGGGGCGCAGCGCGTGCTCGACAAAGTGCTGA
- a CDS encoding DUF6252 family protein — protein MRRWLPVLSTVLLLLTGCKKDDAMPDQGLPPATTSGAETLGFQLNDDAWVPGGQRCGIYGCTDNKVEASAYIQAGRLHLQVSAARTGFQLDQAFTLTLDSLVGVGTYPLDAPQTQLTFADNRQGTTYQSSARLDGSVTITKIDTVAWIVSGTFRGRLANVDKPASTVEIQAGRFDVLYNR, from the coding sequence ATGAGACGTTGGCTGCCGGTGCTAAGCACCGTACTACTGTTATTGACTGGGTGTAAGAAAGATGACGCCATGCCCGATCAGGGCTTGCCGCCGGCTACAACCTCCGGGGCCGAAACCCTGGGCTTTCAGCTGAATGACGACGCCTGGGTGCCCGGGGGCCAGCGCTGCGGCATCTACGGCTGCACCGACAATAAAGTGGAAGCCTCGGCCTACATCCAGGCGGGGCGGCTGCATCTGCAGGTAAGTGCGGCCCGCACCGGCTTTCAGCTCGACCAGGCCTTCACGCTCACCCTGGACTCGTTGGTGGGCGTGGGCACCTACCCGCTGGATGCCCCGCAAACCCAGCTTACCTTTGCCGATAACCGCCAGGGCACCACTTACCAGAGCAGCGCCCGGCTCGACGGCAGCGTCACCATCACCAAAATTGATACCGTGGCCTGGATTGTATCGGGCACCTTTCGGGGCCGGCTGGCCAACGTCGATAAGCCGGCCAGCACGGTAGAAATTCAAGCGGGCCGGTTCGACGTGCTGTATAACCGCTGA